From one Gossypium hirsutum isolate 1008001.06 chromosome D08, Gossypium_hirsutum_v2.1, whole genome shotgun sequence genomic stretch:
- the LOC107900268 gene encoding LOB domain-containing protein 1 has translation MGSQTLARLGIRTHHQPCAACRMLRRRCDSNCILAPYFPGDEPDKFAGVHKVFGASNVIKLIQMVEETNREDAVKALVYEARARLRDPVYGSTGTIFQLQRMVQDLKLQLKSTNARVLELQQQKDQLLGIFMNVDHLDVLSSVDHGPSFSLDYEDSLASNLLIGKPH, from the exons ATGGGTTCACAGACTCTGGCTAGGTTGGGAATTAGGACCCATCATCAACCCTGCGCTGCTTGTAGGATGCTACGCAGGCGATGCGACAGTAACTGCATCCTCGCCCCATATTTCCCAGGCGATGAGCCTGACAAATTTGCCGGTGTGCATAAGGTTTTTGGTGCTAGCAACGTTATCAAACTGATTCAG ATGGTGGAGGAAACAAACAGGGAGGATGCTGTTAAAGCGCTGGTGTATGAAGCGAGAGCAAGGCTCCGAGACCCTGTTTATGGCAGCACGGGAACCATTTTTCAGCTGCAGAGGATGGTGCAAGACCTAAAACTGCAGCTTAAATCAACAAATGCTCGAGTATTGGAATTGCAGCAGCAAAAAGATCAGTTGCTGGGCATCTTTATGAATGTTGAtcatcttgatgtactctcttccGTTGATCATGGCCCCAGTTTCTCATTGGATTATGAAGATTCTCTGGCCTCTAATCTCTTAATCGGAAAACCCCATTAA